In Danaus plexippus chromosome 29 unlocalized genomic scaffold, MEX_DaPlex mxdp_36, whole genome shotgun sequence, a single window of DNA contains:
- the LOC116777028 gene encoding myrosinase 1-like, translating into MNLLTTLLLSALLGVGFCRKFPPGFKFGAATAAYQVEGAWNVSDKSASIWDTFVHTRPEIIADRSNGDVACDSYNQWMRDVEIASELGLDFYRFSLSWPRILPYGFTNKTSEDGVKFYSNFIDALLERGIEPVVTIYHWDLPQNLQDLGGWTNPLISDWFADYARVVFSLYADRVKTWITLNEPMTFCDIAYTFGIHAPGIVSSGIGNYICSKNTMLAHAKAWRIYDKEFRRKYKGKVSITNQIIWFEGTDENEGEAAELALQLMGGLYSHPIYSKKGGWPEQIERLIAEKSKQQGFSKSRLPEFTKEEKKLVRGTYDFFGLNYYTSRTARRARGEVVGPWPLSGGPDIDVILSVRPEWPQASTSWLYVYPEGFRKLISWLKKQYGNVEIFITENGFLTTGEDLEDQVRIDYHKEHLEQVLLAIQEDKANVVAYTAWSMLDNFEWSGGYSSKFGLYEVDFNDPARVRRPRASAQFYKEIVKAK; encoded by the exons tGCACTGTTAGGAGTTGGATTTTGTAGAAAATTTCCACCCGGGTTCAAATTTGGTGCGGCCACAGCTGCTTACCAGGTCGAGGGCGCCTGGAACGTCAGCG ACAAATCCGCAAGTATCTGGGACACGTTCGTGCACACTAGACCAGAGATTATAGCAGATAGATCCAACGGGGACGTCGCCTGTGACAGCTACAACCAATGGATGAGAGACGTGGAAATAGCTTCGGAGTTGGGATTAGATTTCTACAG ATTTTCTCTCTCCTGGCCAAGAATTTTGCCATATGGTTTTACAAATAAGACAAGCGAAGACGGAGTAAAATTTTACTCCAATTTTATCGATGCTCTATTGGAGAGAGGAATTGAGCCTGTCGTAACAATATATCACTGGGATCTGCCACAAAATTTACAAGATCTTG GCGGCTGGACCAATCCTTTAATATCGGATTGGTTTGCGGACTACGCTCGTGTTGTGTTCAGTCTGTACGCCGACCGGGTCAAGACTTGGATCACTCTTAATGAACCCATGACGTTTTGCGACATTGCTTACACTTTTGGAATTCACGCTCCTGGAATAGTTAGCAGTGGAATTGGCAATTACATATGCAGCAAGAACACAATGTTGGCACACGCTAAAGCCTGGCGGATATACGACAAGGAGTTTAGACGaaaatataaag gCAAAGTGTCTATCACCAATCAAATCATATGGTTTGAGGGTACTGATGAAAATGAAGGGGAGGCGGCTGAACTGGCTCTACAGTTAATg GGAGGATTGTACTCACACCCAATCTACTCTAAGAAAGGCGGCTGGCCTGAGCAAATAGAAAGACTCATAGCGGAAAAGAGTAAGCAACAGGGTTTCTCCAAATCCAGATTGCCAGAATTTacgaaagaagaaaaaaaattagtaagaG GCACATATGATTTCTTCGGCTTGAACTACTATACCTCACGAACTGCTCGCCGTGCCCGAGGAGAAGTTGTTGGTCCTTGGCCTCTCTCCGGTGGACCAGACATTGATGTAATACTATCAGTCCGACCAGAATGGCCGCAGGCTAGCACCAGCTGGTTGTAT GTATACCCGGAAGGTTTCCGGAAGCTCATATCTTGGTTGAAGAAACAGTACGGAAACGTGGAAATCTTTATAACAGAGAACGGTTTCTTAACCACCGGCGAGGATTTAGAGGATCAAGTTCGTATAGATTATCATAAGGAGCATTTGGAAcag GTTCTCCTCGCGATTCAAGAAGATAAGGCCAATGTCGTGGCGTACACTGCTTGGTCCATGTTAGACAACTTTGAATGGAGCGGTGGCTATAG TTCCAAATTCGGTTTGTACGAAGTGGACTTCAACGACCCAGCCCGCGTCCGGCGCCCGAGAGCCTCCGCACAGTTTTACAAAGAGATTGTGAAagcgaaataa